A stretch of the Drosophila gunungcola strain Sukarami unplaced genomic scaffold, Dgunungcola_SK_2 000206F, whole genome shotgun sequence genome encodes the following:
- the LOC128265991 gene encoding uncharacterized protein LOC128265991, with translation MDTSDTSVIFVDDITEKLVHDVDAAADLDMNIQRSFYPAITSTQEIPEDLQNLELDENPIGMSSQEYLDSQLRRNVEEESFAWMLTAFGQPIEVETIPDFPDDDSVFDGVEDADPNPYLDLLNDSWNQELCKQ, from the coding sequence ATGGACACATCAGATACTTCCGTGATCTTCGTTGATGACATCACTGAGAAGTTAGTTCACGATGTTGATGCAGCTGCCGATCTTGATATGAATATTCAGCGCTCATTTTATCCAGCTATTACATCAACCCAAGAAATTCCTGAGGACCTGCAAAACTTAGAATTGGATGAAAATCCTATCGGTATGAGCTCCCAGGAGTATTTGGACTCCCAATTACGACGGAATGTGGAAGAAGAATCGTTCGCCTGGATGCTTACAGCCTTTGGACAACCAATAGAGGTGGAAACCATACCGGACTTCCCTGACGATGACAGCGTATTTGATGGAGTGGAAGATGCTGACCCAAATCCTTATTTAGATTTACTTAATGATAGTTGGAATCAAGAACtttgtaaacaataa